The genomic interval AAAATGAAGATTATCCACTATTCAGGGAGCTGTGGAGGTACCATTTTGCTACAGGCTGCTGGCAGCAGATTCGAACAGAGGGCTACATGCCCACAGAGCTGGCATCTATGTCAGGTAAAATGTTGTATAAGTACATGGtagttttgaacattttaatactTGTTAGTAGTCAAGCATGTGGAgtttattagtattttattaaaaaaaaaagaaattctgcCTTCTGCTTAAAATTATGTTGCTGTTCAGCTGTTTTGCACGGCAACAACCTCCTGGTTTTCGGAGGCACCGGGATCCCGTTTGGTGAAAATAATGGCAACGATGTTCATGTTTGTAACGTAAAGTACAAGCGATGGTCACTGCTCAACTGCCGTGGAAAGAAACCCAACAGAATCTATGGACAGGTAGTCTCAGTctgttaaaatatgaatataaatatttaaaatatacaaaattttaaattctgatTTAACAGAGCTGTCAAGTACTAGGTTGTAACCTTTCCCCCTTCAGGCAATGGTCATTATAAATGGCTTTCTGTACGTGTTTGGAGGGACTACGGGTTACATTTATAGCACAGATCTGCACAGGCTGGACCTGACAACCAGGGAGTGGATCCACCTCAAGCCCAACAACCCTCCTGATGACCTGCCCGAGGAACGGTATGGTTTTTTGTCTCACGAATGTGCTGCAGGCCAAGCTAGTGATCTTATGAGTGCCGTAAAAAAATCCTTGGTGTTTGTGTCTCATAGGTACAGACATGAAATAGCACATGATGGACAGAGGATATACATCCTAGGAGGAGGAACTTCCTGGACATCTTATCCTCTTGACAAGGTATCACTGTACGCTCCAAGAGTAAcactataaaacaaatgttaaggTATCACCAAATTGTGTGCTATCTATATTCAGTTTTGGagcattctcatttattgtaaagTCATAACAACAACTACCTGATGCACTAGGCAGAGTgtggagcagagcagggagagagagggttAGGCAGAGCAGAGGGAATTGATTTTTGAGTCTGTGGCTATATATCAATGTATTTCACTTAATATAATAAGTTAATATATTTGTTTCTGTACTCATGCCAAATTAATGTTAATTCTTAATTATTAGCCAGACTAAGACTCATGCTAAATACAGTatctgtgtcttttcttttaatagATTCATGCATACAATCTGGAAACCAATTCCTGGGAGGAGATTACAACTAAACCTCATGACAAAATAGGTCGGTGTCATTATATCATGCACAATTACTTACTaagcttgttttttgtttagttttttcccttCAAGCacttagttttaaatgtttgtgtttttaacagggTATCCAGCTCCCAGGAGATGCCATAGCTGTGTGCAAATACGTAATGGTGAGAATTCTTATGCTGAAACAAAGCCTGCTGCACAGCCAACATCACTGATTAAAAATATTGCTTAACATTGTTCTTATTGGCCTTACAGTTGAATAATTTCTGCTGATGTTTTTGTCACCccttattttaatgtattttttgttttctgtagatGTATTTATCTGTGGGGGCTACAATGGGGAATTGATATTAGCTGATCTGTGGAAAATCAACCTGCAGACTTTCCAGTGGAATAAATTACCAGCAATGATGCCTGAGCCAGCCTACTtccactgtgctgctgtcacCCCGGTTAGAATTACACTAACCCTTTTTTGCCACTCCTTTTACTTGCTGATGCACAGTTTAAAATATGCAAGTTACAATTTTTAATAACACACTGTCTTTCACCCCATCTCCAGGCTGGCTGCATGTACATCCATGGTGGTGTGGTGAACATTCATGAGAACAAGAGAACTGGCTCTCTGTTTAAGATCTGGCTGGCAGTGCCCAGCCTGCTAGAGCTATGCTGGGAGAAACTCCTCAAAGCTTTTCCCCACCTGACCTCTCTCCCTACCATGCAGCTGCTTAACCTGGGCCTCACACAAGAACTAATTGAACGCTTGAAATAGGCAACACTATGAAGGATGGAAAGACAAATGGATGGGATGACATTTGCAGGGCTAAACGGGGACAGAAATAGGTCTGAGAAAGCACTGAATTGAACTCAAGGGCAGATTTGTTGGAAAACGCTCTCTTACTCTCCCTTCCCTGCGTAACGTAGCCCTGccttaaaaccaaaaacaatgggatgccttttttgttgtttttgttcttattttttgcAGCTACAGtgatgaagaagaaaataaatgcgGAATGTTTTATGGATTTTACCCCCCTGATGCCATTGTTCCTTACATGATGCCTTTGTGTCAAGCTAAGTATGAATTCCTCGCTTCTTATCATCCAAACTGTGACAGCTTGAAATGCCTATTTTGCCAAGTCAAATTCTCAAAGACTGTCCTCtcacaattttaaatatacCTTCTCTAgtacttttaaaaagtatttctaAAGGAGGGATGCATGCATATTATTTTAAGAAACTAAATCGGTTGTTCTGGGTATTCTAATCACTATTGCTGTTTGCACACTTTGTCTTGCATTTTTGTAggcattaattatttttaaaagatccTGTAGAGGTGACCCCAGTAATGGTTTCAGTTTAAAGTCATGGACagtgtttttgcacattttagcCAATTAATACGACTATTGTATGTAATTACCAttactgcaaacatttttaaaatgttttgtgtgtctcCAGGCAGCCTTTTATTTCAGTTGGAATTAAGAAAATGCTTGTTGCTTCCAGAAACCTGCTTGAGTTTAGTAGTCCCtaaccttgattttttttttttttttcccatgtctgttttttattgttgaagTTGCATCATCCTTACATGGCTAAATGAAAGCAGATGTGAGGGGACTGCCAATCTTAAATCCCaagtattgtttttatacaaaatgaATGATGCCTGGaggttagaaaaacattttaaaatctatctCTTAAAAATTGCCCATTTCTTATATATAATTTGTTGTAAATAAGCTAAAACCTGCAGAAACATTATATGATCTTTATTGGTGAGTAAGAAGAAGTTACATGCTAGTTTTGTCCGTCTGAGCCCTTTTATTGCCTGGATTTTCCATTATACATTATGTTACACACTCGTCTTGAAGATGAAGGTGGTTATGCTCACGAGGTTGCTTGCGGCTGTCATTTGTAAACCAAACCATGCAACACATCACTGTGAATTTGGTGCTCtttaaaaagattatttaaaatgattttatttgaataaagaCATAATTTTGTTCAGACAGGTACTTCTCTCTCTGTTGATGACATTATCTGCTTTAGTAGCAGGCTTATACAAACATTTATACTGCAGTGcctttttcaaacttttaatgAGGTTGAAATTTCACATGTAGGCAGTATAAGATATTTGCATGGTTAGACGGACAAGGTTTATAGCTAATTCTTTTTAGATTAAGCGACTATTTTAACCAAGTAACAATCAGtaattacacattttgtcaACATGTTAGTGgccaaatttgtcattttgtctgaCCATCGAGTTTAATCTGTTCCTACAACTGAGCAGAGAAGATGCAGCTAATTGAGTCTTATAGGTATCATTCCTAATAGCACTTATATATGTTCATATGTGTATTTTAACTGATGCCAAATACTGTAGCACCTTGAAGAGAGCATTATTATAAGGAATCAGTGGTAGTTTGGTGAATGAATCAGCCTGCACTCCTTTACGATACCCCTCTATTTTTGTTCCACATTACAAAGTGCTTGGTGCATGTTATGTTACTTGCgttttatataaaatttttaCTTTGGGTCAAAGTTtcgaagaaaatgaaaatgttgtatAGTGCCCTTGTGCGAATGTTGTGTTGCAGTTGTCAATaaaagtgttatataaataGCTTTCTGACCCCATCCCCCCCAATTTCCCTTGTTTGA from Channa argus isolate prfri chromosome 21, Channa argus male v1.0, whole genome shotgun sequence carries:
- the klhdc10 gene encoding kelch domain-containing protein 10, encoding MSGAEGPRSPDQLNKFEKLTSRPQNGETLAGHRTPPARSGHRCVADNTNLYVFGGYNPDYDESGGSENEDYPLFRELWRYHFATGCWQQIRTEGYMPTELASMSAVLHGNNLLVFGGTGIPFGENNGNDVHVCNVKYKRWSLLNCRGKKPNRIYGQAMVIINGFLYVFGGTTGYIYSTDLHRLDLTTREWIHLKPNNPPDDLPEERYRHEIAHDGQRIYILGGGTSWTSYPLDKIHAYNLETNSWEEITTKPHDKIGYPAPRRCHSCVQIRNDVFICGGYNGELILADLWKINLQTFQWNKLPAMMPEPAYFHCAAVTPAGCMYIHGGVVNIHENKRTGSLFKIWLAVPSLLELCWEKLLKAFPHLTSLPTMQLLNLGLTQELIERLK